In Corallococcus caeni, the DNA window GCGCGCGGACAAGAGCTGCTGGCGCAGCGACTCCGCCTGCCGGCCGATGTCCGCGAACCTCGCCTCCTCCGCCGCGGTGGACAGCGTCGCCGCCTCGTCCGCCACCTCCGCCATGCGCGCCTGGAGCGACGTGAAGACCTCCGTGAGCCGCGCGTCCTCCTCCGCCGTGCGCGTGGCCTGCTGGCGCAGCGACGCGAACTCCTGCATGCGCCCGTTGAGGTCCGCCGCGCTCTGCCCCAGCGCCCCGTAGCGCGTGAGCAGGTCCTTGAACACCTCCGTGCGCTGCTGCAGCTCCTGCGCGCGCACGTTGACCGCGTCCGCCTGCGCCTGCTGCCGGTTGCGCACCCCGGTGATGGCCTGCACCAGCGCGCCCACGCGCATGCGCAAGGCGTCGTCCAGGTCCGCCAGGTCCTTGAGCGTCTTCGACGCGCGCTCCAGCTGCTTCTCCGACGTCAGGGGGGCCTCCTTGAGCTGCTCCGACAGCGCCTCGAAGCGCAGCAGCTCGGAGTCGAGCGCCTGGGCGGCGGAGACCAGTTCGGAGGCAGGGGGCGTGTCACGCTTGCTCATGGGGCCGGGAGGATGCCACGCCGCCCGCCCCTCCCCGACGGCCGCCTGCCTGCCTCGGGAGCCTGTGCTCGGGGGCGGACAGTGCGGCTCGCGGCCCTCGCCAATGGGACGGGGCGTCTCCAGTTTTCCGTGACACGTCGCGTCCGGAGGTCTGAAGCCATGCCCGTGGATTTCTCCATCACCGTGCTCGTCACTGGCGCCACCGGCCAGCAGGGCGGTGCCGTCCTCCGCAAGCTCGCCGACCGGGGGCATCACGTGGTGGCGCTGGTGCGGGACGTGGACGCCCCCGTGGCCCGCGCCCTGCGCAGGCCCGGCGTCACCCTGGCCCAGGGGGACTTCGACGACCCCGTCTCCCTGGAGAGCGCCATGCGCGGCGTGGACGCCGTCTACGCCATGGCCACGCCCTTCGGGGCCGGCGGCGTGGACGCGGAGGTCCAGCACGGCAAGAACTTGGCGGACGCGGCGAAGCGCTCCAACGTGCGGCACTTCGTCTACTCCTCCGTGGCGGGCGCGTCCGAGCTGACCGGCATCCCGCACTTCGACAGCAAGCACGCCGTGGAGCTGTACCTGAAGCGGCGGGACATGCCCTTCACCATCCTGGCCCCCACCTTCTTCATGGAGAACCTCCTCCACCCGCCCACGCGCGACCTGCTGGCGGAGGGGAGGCTGGCGCTGGGACTGCCCGCGACGCGCGGGCTCCAGATGGTGGCGGTGGAGGACCTGGCCGGCCTGGCCATGTACGTGCTGGGGGATCCGGAGCGCTTCATCGGCGAGCGCATCGAGGTCGCCTCCGACGAGGTGACGGGCCAGCAGGCCGCCGCGCTGCTCTCCATGGTGGGCGGCCACCGCATCCACTACGAACAGATTCCCCTCGCTCAGCTCCAGCAGCAGAGCGAGGACCTGGCCGCCATGTTCGAGTGGCTGGACCGCGTGGGCTACCACGCGGACATCCTCACCCTGCGCAACAACTACCTGGGCGTGGGCTGGCAGAACTTCGAGACCTGGGCGCGCCACCAGGACTGGGGCTTCGTGAAGGCACCCTCCTGGCCCGCCGCCGCCGCGGAGCCGGTGACGCCCCAGCCCTGAGGGCCCCGGCCGCCCGTCCGCACTCCGGGAGGGAGCGCGAGGCATGTCGTCCCCTGAACGCCGCGCTCCCTAGCTTCAACGCGAGGAGGCATGCGATGCGGGGAGCACTGGGACTGGGGGCGCTGGCGCTGAGCCTGATGGCGGGCTGCGCGGCGGAGACGAAGCTGCGGCCCACGCCGGAGGCGGGGATCCTCCAGAACGGCAAGAGCAGCGCCATCACGGAACAGGAGGGCGTGCGGCTGACGGCGGACGGCTCGGCGTGGAGGGGTTCGCCGTCCGACCTGGAGCGCCGCGTCACCCCCGTCTACGTCCGG includes these proteins:
- a CDS encoding NmrA/HSCARG family protein, whose translation is MPVDFSITVLVTGATGQQGGAVLRKLADRGHHVVALVRDVDAPVARALRRPGVTLAQGDFDDPVSLESAMRGVDAVYAMATPFGAGGVDAEVQHGKNLADAAKRSNVRHFVYSSVAGASELTGIPHFDSKHAVELYLKRRDMPFTILAPTFFMENLLHPPTRDLLAEGRLALGLPATRGLQMVAVEDLAGLAMYVLGDPERFIGERIEVASDEVTGQQAAALLSMVGGHRIHYEQIPLAQLQQQSEDLAAMFEWLDRVGYHADILTLRNNYLGVGWQNFETWARHQDWGFVKAPSWPAAAAEPVTPQP